The proteins below are encoded in one region of Neodiprion virginianus isolate iyNeoVirg1 chromosome 7, iyNeoVirg1.1, whole genome shotgun sequence:
- the LOC124308841 gene encoding uncharacterized protein LOC124308841 isoform X5, producing MNSSGPPVKCGYCSWLIQGCPNILQHKCLEHYDEHVECLKVDENIVTLVPRPGVTESPSTEEVDDENVLCDEFLIEAVSKRVFSNQQHLGRHNYR from the exons ATGAATTCGTCAGGTCCT CCTGTGAAATGTGGATACTGTAGCTGGCTAATACAAGGTTGTCCAAATATCCTACAACACAAATGCTTGGAGCATTATGACGAGCACGTAGAGTGCCTGaaagttgatgaaaatattgttactTTGG TACCAAGACCAGGCGTTACGGAATCTCCAAGTACCGAAGAGGTCGATGATGAGAATGTACTGTGCGACGAGTTTCTCATTGAAGCTGTTTCCAAAAGAGTCTTTTCAAATCAGCAACACCTTGGGAG GCATAACTACAGATGA
- the LOC124308841 gene encoding uncharacterized protein LOC124308841 isoform X4, with amino-acid sequence MNSSGPPVKCGYCSWLIQGCPNILQHKCLEHYDEHVECLKVDENIVTLVPRPGVTESPSTEEVDDENVLCDEFLIEAVSKRVFSNQQHLGRLVRIVMF; translated from the exons ATGAATTCGTCAGGTCCT CCTGTGAAATGTGGATACTGTAGCTGGCTAATACAAGGTTGTCCAAATATCCTACAACACAAATGCTTGGAGCATTATGACGAGCACGTAGAGTGCCTGaaagttgatgaaaatattgttactTTGG TACCAAGACCAGGCGTTACGGAATCTCCAAGTACCGAAGAGGTCGATGATGAGAATGTACTGTGCGACGAGTTTCTCATTGAAGCTGTTTCCAAAAGAGTCTTTTCAAATCAGCAACACCTTGGGAGGTTGGTGCGAATAGTAATGTTCTGA
- the LOC124308841 gene encoding uncharacterized protein LOC124308841 isoform X2, whose translation MKILLLWYQDQALRNLQVPKRSMMRMYCATSFSLKLFPKESFQISNTLGGITTDDAKKRWQYVRDCEMKEKTKQQTYTPSGSAAGALKKPSFRHYDLYNEVCGRLVTEYIKTTFLEQN comes from the exons atgaaaatattgttactTTGG TACCAAGACCAGGCGTTACGGAATCTCCAAGTACCGAAGAGGTCGATGATGAGAATGTACTGTGCGACGAGTTTCTCATTGAAGCTGTTTCCAAAAGAGTCTTTTCAAATCAGCAACACCTTGGGAG GCATAACTACAGATGATGCGAAAAAAAGATGGCAATATGTACGAGATTGtgaaatgaaggaaaaaacgaAGCAGCAGACATACACACCTAGCGGGTCTGCAGCTGGCGCATTAAAAAAACCGTCATTCCGACATTATGACCTATATAATGAAGTTTGTGGGCGACTCGTTACCGAATACATA AAGACGACGTTCCTGGAGCAAAACTAA
- the LOC124308841 gene encoding uncharacterized protein LOC124308841 isoform X1, which produces MKILLLWYQDQALRNLQVPKRSMMRMYCATSFSLKLFPKESFQISNTLGGITTDDAKKRWQYVRDCEMKEKTKQQTYTPSGSAAGALKKPSFRHYDLYNEVCGRLVTEYILPKMTPTAKGNFFLGSSYTKIEKDIKTYIFVF; this is translated from the exons atgaaaatattgttactTTGG TACCAAGACCAGGCGTTACGGAATCTCCAAGTACCGAAGAGGTCGATGATGAGAATGTACTGTGCGACGAGTTTCTCATTGAAGCTGTTTCCAAAAGAGTCTTTTCAAATCAGCAACACCTTGGGAG GCATAACTACAGATGATGCGAAAAAAAGATGGCAATATGTACGAGATTGtgaaatgaaggaaaaaacgaAGCAGCAGACATACACACCTAGCGGGTCTGCAGCTGGCGCATTAAAAAAACCGTCATTCCGACATTATGACCTATATAATGAAGTTTGTGGGCGACTCGTTACCGAATACATA CTGCCGAAAATGACACCTACAGCTAAGGGAAACTTTTTCCTCGGTTCTAGCTACACTAAAATTGAAAAGGATATCAAAACCtacattttcgttttttag
- the LOC124308841 gene encoding uncharacterized protein LOC124308841 isoform X3 has protein sequence MKILLLWYQDQALRNLQVPKRSMMRMYCATSFSLKLFPKESFQISNTLGGITTDDAKKRWQYVRDCEMKEKTKQQTYTPSGSAAGALKKPSFRHYDLYNEVCGRLVTEYISFKLI, from the exons atgaaaatattgttactTTGG TACCAAGACCAGGCGTTACGGAATCTCCAAGTACCGAAGAGGTCGATGATGAGAATGTACTGTGCGACGAGTTTCTCATTGAAGCTGTTTCCAAAAGAGTCTTTTCAAATCAGCAACACCTTGGGAG GCATAACTACAGATGATGCGAAAAAAAGATGGCAATATGTACGAGATTGtgaaatgaaggaaaaaacgaAGCAGCAGACATACACACCTAGCGGGTCTGCAGCTGGCGCATTAAAAAAACCGTCATTCCGACATTATGACCTATATAATGAAGTTTGTGGGCGACTCGTTACCGAATACATA aGTTTCAAACTAATTTAA
- the LOC124309442 gene encoding protein ANTAGONIST OF LIKE HETEROCHROMATIN PROTEIN 1-like, which yields MRCQQGASDNLINEMEFVDNDKYVNYFRMTPRLFNQLLALIEPGLTKQTVVRDPIPAKTRLQVVLRYLASGDSLTSISYAFRIGHNTVAKIVAEACNEIWRSFKDSVFLTVNTNNWKSVADSFEEKWNFPNCIGAIDGKHLVLQAPVNNGSTFYNYKGTHS from the exons ATGCGATGTCAACAGGGTGCAAGTGACAACTTGATAAACGAAATGGAGTTCGTTGACAACGACAAATacgtaaattattttcgaatgaCACCCAgacttttcaatcaattacTCGCTTTGATAGAACCTGGCCTGACGAAACAGACCGTGGTTCGTGACCCGATTCCTGCTAAAACTCGACTACAAGTTGTTCTACGGTACCTAGCATCAGGCGATAGCTTGACATCGATCTCCTACGCTTTTCGAATTGGACACAATACAGTCGCTAAAATTGTAGCAGAAGCATGCAACGAGATATGGAGGAGTTTCAAAGATTCAGTATTTTTGACGGTGAATACAAACAATTGGAAATCTGTAGCTGACAGCTTTGAGGAAAAGTGGAACTTTCCTAATTGCATAGGAGCTATTGACGGCAAGCATTTAGTATTGCAG GCACCGGTGAACAATGGCTCAACATTCTATAATTACAAGGGCACTCATAGTTAG